tgccagGGACACaaagttactaagtgtctgaggtgagatttgaactccggaagatgtcttcctgatttcaaggccagtgctctatccactataccatttagctgcctattcaattcaataagcatttattaaatgtctgctataTGCCGACActaatacaaaaagaggtaaaaagtaGTCCCTACCCTTaaagaacttataatctaatatagtaagtgcttaataagcatGTTGTTAATAAACAATTGATTAAGTACAGTGTCACAATCTCAAGAGAGGAGGTCTTCTGAAGCAAAATATGAGCAATAATGCTTTTTCTATTCCCAACcacttttcacctgagaaattttttcacatctacagtttaagaagctttggtctagactgtgcttttttattattattaaagctttttatttacaaagcacatgggtaaattttctaacattgatccttgcaaaaaactttttgttccaaattttcccctccttccccccaccctctcccctagctgacaggtagtccaatacatgttaaatatgtggaaatacatgttaaattcaatatatgtatatatatttatacagttatcttgctgcacaagaaaaatcagatcaagaaggaagaaaaaagaaaaactaagaaaaaaacaaaatgcaagcaagtaacaacagagagagtgagaatgctatgttgtgttccacactctgttcccatggttctctctcggggtgtagatggctctcttcatcactgcccaattggaactggtttgaatcatcgcaatgttgaagagagacacTGGCCTGTCCTTTGTATTAAGAGGAGATTGTTAGAGGGCATGGATTTGCTGGCGGAGATACAAAagctcttttttctttgaaaatttcatatttcatagACAAGGGCACATTTTCCAGGACCCACTATCTATAAATCTTAAGCTATGCTGACCTTATCCTTAGGTTGCTCATCCTTATAGATTTGGGAGGGTAAGAGTCAAAAAATCATCTTCTAGGTCAAATACCTAGTCATTCTTTCTATCCCTGTGTTCCAAAACAGGGGGATATTATAAAATCAATTTACCTTTATTTGAGGCAAGAGTCCTTTACCTAATGCAATATCCCAACAAGTAGCCATCTAGGCATTACTTAAAGACCTCTGTCACAGAGAACTACTTACCTGGCCAAAAGCCATGACCAAGTTCCTTCCTGCTGAGGTAAGACTGGTTGATGCTGACCTGCATGGCAGTCAGCCCAACTCCCCCCAGTTGTCCTTTGTTCCTTTTCAGGATATCCCAAGGGATTGTTCCTCATTAATCATTTGGTAAAACTACCAAGTGAAGGATACTTCTGGAGAACAAGGCTATAGTTGAAAAAATGCAGGCGCTAAATGAATTCTTTTGCCAAGGACTAAGTTTAATTTGGCAAAAATGTTGTCTAGCATTATTGTATATTTACAGCAATGAGATTGTTGCCAAGGCTTTGTCTTAGAAGACACAGACAACTGACCTGATTGTCTCTTCATTAATTggctctctctcattctccctcaCTAAACTGGCTGACAATTTGGGCATCAAGTAGCAAGCATTATATCCACCTAATCTTTCTTGTAGACAGATAAACTAATAGAGGCCAAAAGAATGTAAGATCATAGAATGAGAGATTCAGACTTGTAAGGGATCTCCAAAGTCACCTTAATCAGTATGTTTACCATGTGCCAGTCATCGTGCTGAGTgcagaggatacaaaaagaagcaaaaagctgcccctgtcctcaaagagcttacaatctaatgaggaaaacaataagcaaacaaatatgtagaaACTATATGTGGtgttaataagaaataattaacagagaaaggTGCTAGAATTAGGAAgggttgggaaagacttcctgtagaagatgggagtttaaatgggacttaaaggaagccaagaaaaccaggaagcagaaatgaggagggagaatattccaggcgGAGAACATGCCTTAAAGCTAAAAGATGGAGTGACCTTATAGAACAGTTAGAGTCAGAGGCCATGATCTGGAGGACACTAGTCCAACCCTGCTATTTTCCCGATGAAATCAAGATTTTTTGAACACCCTGGAACCTCATAAATAACCTCTTTTCTCCTACTAGCTGGTTAAGGTTTGCATGTGTtctttaaaagaacaaatattcCAGTGTCTAATTGAGCTCATCAATAATATTAGAATGACCACATTTGTCAAttgattgaggttttttttttttgaggtattcTTAAAGTCTGGTCCTTCTTAATGTATATATTCCTTTCAATGATACATGTTGCAGCCCATTCATAACAACCCTTTCTGTCTCACTCTTGTCCATGGCTTCCCATGATAAAATGGAGGTATGAGGGAGTTTCTATCTatcaaaagaacattgaaaaTGGAAGGTAATGGGGGGACTCTATTAGTCCATGTTTCCTGCCATTAGCATGTCTTCTCTTGGCACAGAGTACAAAAAGGGTAGCCCTAGTTGTCAGCAGTTTCAGTCTCCTTAGCCTCTTGGTGACTTCTGACATATTGTTTATATCCTGCTTTACAAACTTTCTCCTCTTGTCCTTTATGACACAAAAATCAaccaattaatcaatcagcaaggCAGGAGGCTGACCCAGTGGATTGAGTTCTGACTtgtgagtcaggaagaactgagttcaaatttgatttcaaactCTTACTAGCCTGCCTAGTTTCATCAGTTGTAATATGGAGTTAATATGAACACCTACCTCCCATATATGTtgtgagatcatatttgtaaagtattttgcatacAGTCTatcacatagcaggtgcttacttgtttccttccttcagaaggcatttattaagctcttaataTGTACCAGTCAGTATTAAGACCTAGCTatgcaaagtaaaaacaaaaatagttcttGGTCTCAAGGAAGAAACTTTTTTGTCTTCCATTATTAAAAGTAGGACAGTGGAGTCCAGGACCTGCCCATCAGATGGATACTGTCTTGAACGATCATTCTACTTAGTTCTAATGGTGTAGACGGTGACTCAGATTCTTGGCAGTGGCTGAGATCCATCTGGGGCTGTTCTGGATGAGATATCAACCATTCCCTGggaagtattttctccttgggCATTTCTCTGTTCCCATGAAGCCACTTTCTTCCCTGAGCTGCTCCCTAAGCCAGGTCTGGCTTCAGGGAACTCTTTCCATATTTCATTGTTTGGTCTGAAGTttgcttttatgacacaaatgaaACTTTTCCCCCATCACAGTTCATTCTCCCATCCTTTGATAACCAAGGAAATCCCACACTTGGCAAAGGAGGGAGACCCAAACAGAGAATGAAGTTCTACTGTTCTTTGCAAATTGAGTGGGAAGAGGGATAACATTAGTATAGAAaacatttgtatatttgtttccAGATCTTTATCCTATGAGTATAAAAGAGTGGGGTTTTGCCAAAAGGGAGAGGCTTTTTGTCCAGAACATCTCATACTTTTGGCATTGTCTTATCCACTTTTCTTAGGGGAACAACTCCCAATAGGGCAGCCTTCTTTCAGAAAAATCTCCAAAATCTGAATTAATGCAGTATCTAAAATTCATCTAGACACAAGCTGACCCAAGCCCATCTCACAATCCTGGGCTGGGCCTGGAGGGAGACTCACTCTCCATATATTCCAGAGCAGATTGCTATTAGGTTATTATTAGgttatttttcctgttatttaGGTTAAGGTTAGATTGGATGGTCCCTGAGGTACTGCGATTTAAGTCCCTCTCCTAAGTAGGAGACTTGGCTGGACAGAGAGTTTTAGTTGAAAAGGGAATCTGTGCATGGCTGTGTTTCCCTATGTAAAAAATCCACCTTCAGCCTTGGAGAAAAGGCAAGCACTGAACAGTGTGTCCAAAAATTAAATAACCTCCTCTTCCCTCATGAATTTTAATCTTCCCCAGCTTTCAAGTTTCAGTTTCTCTGGGAATCTTCCCTGATCAAAATCATGGAATATCAAGGATAAATGAGACAGGGATATCCTGGAACTTTTTATAAGCTTTTGCTTTGGCGCTGAtgcttaaattttcagtgtaaacgGAAATTCAGATTCAGAAATCAGCAGATGCTACAAATGAGGGCTTGATAtactgttttattgattgtctatacttaataaaatgatggagaaaatgttaaatagcaaatTAAGCTGAGAAGAGTATCATGGATACATCTTTTGGAGTCTAATTGTTAAACATGTCCAGTCCAATGTTTTcgtttttcaagggaaaaaagcaaacccCTCCCTCATCCTTGACTTCTTTAGTGTCAAAGTCAGGTTATTTTCTTTATAAGAGGTTCATATTCCTATTGTAGAACATCTAGCTCTTAATTTTCTACTAGCCAATATCTTCCCTGGCTCCTTCATACCACGTGAATCTTATTTTCTCAGTTACTATAACATGTAGGCTCCCACAATGGGAGAAGCTGTGATCTCTCCTCTTGCTTCTCCCCTGCACCCAATCAAGTGCTGTGTATGCACCCAGGGAGGGGACTTAGGGAATGATTATCCacttaatatatgtataaatgagcTACTGGGCTTTCAACGGCActtagacttttgggacaccttgtatTGCCTCACTTTAGAAGCCTAGTTTTGGTATTGGATTTCCACTCCAGAATTCCAGGTAGAGGGCCCCTGCATGCAGGTTCCAACATAAGTCATAGGTAGTAGCAGTGTTTGCCAGGCTACAAGTCTTGTCTTTGGATGTCTCTCTTTGCATtgtagaatgtcagaactgaaaaGGACCCTTGAGATatcaaatctgttttgttttcaatGGAAGAAGGACCTGAGACCCAAAAGTCTCAAGATCCCCCAGCAAGTTAGTAACAGAATCAGGATCGGAATCCAAATATCTGTCTTCCAAGAAGGACTCTGAAACAATATTGCATAATAACTAAGACAATGGGTTTAAATTTTCTCTCAGATACTTGCTATAAATCATTCCATCTctctttgccttggtttctttatatatataagaaGAGAGTTGGATTAAATAGCCTCTAATGTCTCtaccagctctaaatccatgacgCTATGACTGTAGAGTTGGGGCaaaatccaaattcttcattttataaataatttgtaGATAACAACTAAGAGGTATTGACTTAGGATTTTGGAGTCTTATAGCTAGAAAGCATACctagtccaatctccttattATGTACAGAAGAAAATAAGGTCCAGGGAAATAACTTGTCATGTTGCTCTTACTcaacaaactccagtggctccctattacctccagcaTCAGCTGTGAAGTCTTcttttgatatttataatttttcacaATCTGCCCCCTCCTACATTTTCTGAAGTATTACATCATCATTCCCTGCACATATACTTGGTCCAGTGAAACTTGCCTTTTGGCTTTTCTTCACACCTGAAACTCTacctctcattttcattttttaccatCAGGCATCCATCCCTCATACCTGGAACATGCTTTTCCTCACCTCTACCTCTGAGAacctctggtttccttcaagtctacTCGAATGCCCACTTCTGCCTGATGTGGGCTTTCTGATCCTTCCAAGTTGCTAGTGCTCCTTCCCAAAAGTCACCGTACATCTGTCCTGCATCTTATTTCTCCCTCTAAAATGTAATTACCTTGAGAATAGAGAttgctttgttattgttttttatttttagaactttcATGTAACACCTATTACATAGCATGGGCAATaattaatctatatcagattgcttgctatcttggggaaaggagaaataaaggagggaggaagaaaactttggaacacaaagttttacaaaaatgaatgtagaaaattTATCTCTACatacatttggaaaataaaatactactaaaaacaTAGTATgtgcaaaataaatgtttgttgattaattgattgccCATAGCTACACAAGTAGTAAATGATGaagttggaatttgaacccaaatctgcAGACTTCCAAAATCCACCATTTTTCCCACATGTCCAAACTGCTAGGACTAAAGCCACACGGGTGCCAAAGACAAGGCAACCAagttcttttgactccaaatatagacatctttccatctttccacTACAGCATGAGGCATCCACTCCAGCAATCTTCCCATTGAATCAAGCTGCCTCATAGACAGCTATAATGAGCTCTACTACCTCTCTTGAGAGGtattttttaagagtataaatgaCAGgaaattgtgtgtatgtgttttaatttcctctgtttcttcctcttttagaTTCACCAAAGCCACCATTAGCACCAAAGCCCAAGACTGCTGGTCACTTTACACCAGTAACCATCCCCAAGTTTCCTCCATCCCCTCACTCAGATATTCTTCACAGTCCAAACTCTATGTCTAGAGGGCCCAAACCACCCATTGCTCCCAAACCCAAGTTGGCCACTACCAACAGAGGGAAAACTCGTGTGTACATGAACAACACCTTCAACAAATGCAGCAACGGGAAATTGATCTGCTCAGATGGAGAGCTATATGAAGGGAATCAGTCCAACCCTGAATGCTCAGAATCAGAAGCTGATGATGAATATATCTTACTCACTGAAACTCACTTGACTAAGAGAGACTACAAAGTATCGGAGCAGGAACAGGAGTCTTATTGTGCAGAGAATGAGAAGTTGTCATCTTTGCCAGCAACcagagaggaagaaactgagacagaagacCCCTGTTCCAGCAACTGCTCCAGCAGCTTTGAGACAAAGGCAGAAGAGGACTCTCTAAACTCCACTGATCAAGTGGATGACTCAAATGAACTGCCACAAGGTGGGGACAGTGAAAGGACTGACCAATCTTTGCTAGGGTCCCCAGGGACTGAGACCCAAGACCCCATGAATGAAAACCCTGAAGAGGACACAGACTGTGAAAATGACCCAGGTGAAAAGGAAAAGCTTTTCATGAGCAAGGAAGGGGACAGCCTGATAGAGAACCAAAGTGGATACAATTTGGAAAGGAAGGGGATCTGTTCTAGCAAAGAGGACTGCAAAGATATTATTTTAACCGATATAGCTTCAGATGAGCCAGAGGCCAATGGTGAGCAGCCAGGGGACCCTGAAGAATCATTGGATATTGGGAATGCCAATAGTGAAGAGTTTGCAGAACCAGCTTTGTCAGATTGTTGTGGTGGTTCTGATATTTCCCCTGCTGAAGGGGAagctgagggagagggagatgaagCTGAAAATGGGTGCAGCGAAGGCTTACAACCCTGCAATGATCTCAGTGAAACTGGCTTAGCTGGAGAAGAACCTGAAATCACAGAGTGGGAAAATGAAGACACTATAGACAATGGTGATCAAGATGCTGAAGCAAAAGATGACCAAGAAGAAGAGGAAGCAGCCATTCAGGGTGTGGTAGAAGACCCTCCAGATGCTGAAGATATGCTGAAGGATGAAGTTGCTGATGAGAACTGCCAGATCATTCCTTTTGAAAGTGAAGGTAGTGATGAACTTTTGGGTTCTCTTGCAGGAAGTTCGTTTGCATTCCTCCCAACTGAAAGCACATCTTTTTGCAGTGACAGTTATTATCCTCCTTCTGAATCAGTGAAAGACTCAGAATCTGGACTAGAAGTAGACTTGGGGTTAACATCATTGGGGTTTCTTGTTACTGAAAGTAGAATTGAAGCCAGCCATGAAATGAGAGGAGAAGCAGATGATGTTGCTGGAGATGGTGTGACTCTCCCAGAGCAGATGCAAGATGATGAGCAGGCTTCTGTGACTGGACTTGTAAATAATCAAAATGTATCTCCAGAGGTTCCTGCAGTAGTCGTTGTGCCAGAGGAAACCCCTGATGATGAAACAGTCGATGATTCCCTCATTGACCCCTACGTGATGGGAGTCAGTCTGATCCACCGGGATGAGAATGCTTTTCCAGGAGGAAGGGGATACTCTGAAACAAAAGGAGAAGAAGGCATTCAGGGCAACTGTAGcactaaagaagaaattaatgctGATCCTAATGCTGACAATGGCCTGATTACTATGGATCGGAAAAACATTGTCACAAGGGCCCGGTCTCACTCCGGGAAAGTGCCTGGCTATGTCCCGGAAACTGTTCCTGAAGAAACAGGGCCAGAAACTGACTTACTAACCAAGGACAACAGGCAAGAAGGAAACAAGATTCGGCTGCCGATGGAAGGGAAACCACTAGAACTCAACAGAGCCTTGCCAGCCAAGCCTAGGAGCTTTATCTTATATCCTAGGTCTTTCTCTGTGGAAGGTCGAGATCTTCCTGTTTCCTTGTATCGAGAGTTGGAAGAATCTATGTTGGATGACGgtaggataaaaaggaaagaggataatCTTTCATTGCCTTGTGTTATTGGATCCTCGGGGAGCTTCTCCCAAAGAAGTCATCTTTCTTCTAGTGGTATGTCTACCCCTTCTTCCGTTGTGGATATCCCACCTCCTTTTGACCTGGCCTGCATCACAAAAAAGCCAATTACAAAGAGTTCCCCTTCCCTTCTGATTGATAATGACTCTCCTGAtaaatatacaaagaagaaaaaatcatcaTTTAAGAAGTTCCTAGCCCTGACGTTCAAAAAAAGGACAGAGAACAAAATCCATGTGGATGTCAATGTTTCCTCTTCGAGATCCTCTTCAGAATCCAGTTACCATGGACCCTCTAGGGTCCTAGAAATTGACAGGAGGAGCCTCAGTAATTCTCCTCAGTTCAAGTCTAGATCAGGGAAGCTCCGAGCTTCAGACTCTCCCTCCTCCATCATCTTTTACAGAGACATGAAGAGGAAAGGGGCCCAATTCAGCCGGAGTGTGTCCAGAGTGGAGTCATTCGAAGACCGCTCCCggcctcctttccttccccttcctttgaCAAAGCCAAGGTCCATATCATTTCCCAACGCAGACACTTCGGATTATGAGAATATCCCAGCGATGAACTCGGATTATGAAAACATCCAAATCCCTCCTCGGAGACCTGCGAGGGCTGGAACGTTTACCAAGCTTTTTGAAGATCCCAGCAGAGCATTGTCAACAGCAAATGAGAACGATGGCTATGTGGACATGAGTAGTTTTAATGCCTTTGAGAACAAGCAGCAGAGCACAGATCAGGAAACAGAAAGGTACTGTAAAGCCTTTTGTCTCTCTGTTTACCTTTAAGTTGTCTTGGGAAAGTGATCTGATTTATGCCAGAGATTTGACTTTGAAAGGTGTGATAAGTCTCTAGAATTATTCTAAACTAACAAACGTTTCCCATTTgctgaaaaaaatactctaaattaagACATATACATTTTCCTTGCATAGATACACACAGGAAAACAAGCAGGTCTTGGATGGTtttagaggcagaaaaaaattttacttatttaaaagaatttttatattttggaaaatctAAGGTACCATAaactaaatttttaataaatgtaggGGGTTAAGTGGTACATCTGGGCCTGATTCATTATTAATTTGCTTCAAAGTGAGTTGGAGATGTCAGAGTTATTGATAACACCGATCAAACTTGTCCAACTGAATATTTCAGCCCCTCCACTCTCCAATAAATATTGACAATTGAAATCTCCACTTAATTTGTGCTGTATAGACAAGACATGAAGGAGGTACAGCTAAACCTCACTAAATGTTTGGATTATTAAAGAGCCTGAATTATTGAAGGTTTTAAAAGAAATGCAGTCTGGTCACTTTCACTTATATCCAGTAACTCAAGTTAATGAAGTATTGCCAAGTGGATATTCTTAGGGGACCTGCAGTAATGAATAGATAAGAATGATTTGCAATTAGCTGTTTGGAATTACTGGTTGGTAAAGGGATCCTTGAGTGCTTTGAGAGAGCTTGTTCTCTTGAGTGTTTTAAATATCCCACTGCCCCTCTCAGAGCTCCCCTTCACAGTTGCTCCTCCCAATCCCCTAATCTCCAAAACACTGTTAATTTGCCTTTTTGGTGACAAAACGATTTATGAAACAGAGGTAAACTTCAGCCTAGTTTAAAGAAGCTAGATTTTAGTTTGGAAGATGCTGACATGTATTGTCCAGAGAAAAGGAGGCAGTGAAATCAGACACTATTGCTCATCATTAGTAATAATTAAGAGGGTCCAAATTAATaggatcattatatatttcaccaaagtttttaaaaaggaaaagaaaaataatataaataataagtatctgtggatggatttgaactcaggtttttttgcttccaaatccaacactcttaTTCATTGTCCCAGTTATTAAGAGTCTCGTCAGACTGTAGATTTAGAGTGGGAAGGCAATCAAATCcaaacacattttacagataggggaactgatgcaggatttgaacttaaggcTCAATGACCCCAAGTCCAGGGCTGTCTTTGCCATGCTGTCTCTCACAGCTCACTGCCTCACAAAGCAGCCTATTCTGTGTTGGGCAGCTTTCAGTGTTACAAAGTTCATTTCtctaaaattttcccttccctcctagAAGTACTCCCACCCTGGTTCTAGTTTTATCCTTGGGAGATACGTAGAAcaagtcttttccctctttcacttGTTAGTTCCCCATATACagggtgttccaaaagtcttggAGCATTTTAAAGCTTTGATAGCTCAAATCGTAATTAAAGCTAGTAACAAGCTAATGATCACACCTCTGACCCTAACTTCTCTTCTCAaggttcttttattctttcactcATTATAAATAATGAGAGATTATCCTACAGACCTGAAGTAACTAACAATCCTAGCCTATTACTTATCAGAATCACCACACACACCAAATAAATGCAATTTGAATTAATGAGTTATTATTGTAAAGCTTTGCTGACATGCCAACAAAGACCAGACAGATTAAGTGAGGAAGATCCCCATGGGATCCCAGACTCGTAGATCTTTAGCTAAAAGAGACTTTCATGGACATAAAATCCAACCTTTTGATTTTACctacaaagaaactgagacttataaaagtgaaatgtttaaaaatattacagaaagtatgtgacagagatggaatttgaactcaggtcttctgactccaaatagaAGACTCTTTCCACTATAACAAATTGTTCTTGAGATTGAGATATCCATGACTAACAATCAGAAAGTAAGGGAGATCTGTGCACCAGAAAGAAAGTAGAGGgacaggccctgaagtcaggaagatctgagttcaaatctgacctcagacacttaacacttcctagctgtgtaaccctgaacaagtcatttaaccccaaatgcctcagcaaaaaatagaaagaaagtagAGGGAcaggtcctgaagtcaggagaaactgagttcaaatctggcctcagatacctaatacttcctaactgtgtgaccctgggcaagtcacttaacccaaaatgcttcaggaaaagaaagaaagaaagaaagaaagaaagaaagaaagaaagaaagaaagaaagaaagaaagaaagaaagaaagaaagaaagaaagaaagaaagaaagaaagaaagaaagaaagaaagaaagaaagaaagaaagaaagaaagaaagaaagaaagaaagaaagaaagaaagaaagaaagaaagaaagaaagaaagaaagaaagaaagaaagtagagagACAGGGAAAGCTGGTAAGGAATCTGTTTTGAGACAGAGAAGTCTGGAATGTCTCTCTTCCTGCCCTATGGTTCTATGGATATGACTACATGCCAGCGGCCATCATATTCAACCCTTACCCTGATCATGAATCCTTGAAGCAAAAATCTCCAACAAATGGTCATGCAGGCTTTTCAAACATCCCGTGATGGGGAACTCCCTAACTTCCCATACTCTCTTTCCACTTTGGAGCATCTTGGGCTGTTAGGATATCAAACTGATATCTGTCTCATGTTCAGTCAACATTTGCTTCCTCTGGTTCTTCCCTCAGGGGATAAGCAAACTGAGTCTAATACTTTCCACATATTAACCTTTAAGATCTGAATAAAATGATCATATCCTCCTGTAGCTCTAACTACTAATCTAATCTAACTACTAACTAATATCCTTAGTTTCTTTGATTGCAAAGTTCTATGATGTGGTTTCTAAAGTTTTTACTCCTCCTGGTCACCTTCCTCCCTTCAGCATGTCAGCGTCCCTCCTAAAAAGATAGAATCCAAAACCAATGGCAGGAACAACAGGTACATATTACATTGCCTATCGTGCATAGATTACTATGCGTTATACACTGATGATACCCAGACCAAAAATTCAGAGTTTCTTCCTCAAGCTGCTTATATTCCTGGAAGAATACAACATGGCcagataaaaacacaaaataatttgtgAAAGGGGAAAGTACCAATAGCTGACAGGTTCAGGGAAAACTTCCTGAAAATATAAGAAGCTGAGCTAAGCCTTGAAGAGTCATGAGGAGGGAGCATTTCCAACATGTATAAGACTTATATGAATGCACATCAATGGAGTGATGGGAAATAAGTTTGGAAAAATAGACTGGATCCAGATTGTACTTTCAACCCCTATTCTTGGTCTGACTCAGGCAAATTATCAGTGGAATACCAACTCCTTAGGTGGCGGCTAGGTGGCgctgcagtagatagagtagagtaaggaagactcgtctttctgagttcaaatctgaactcagacacttattagttgtgtgatcctagacaagtcatctaacctctgtctgcttcattttccttaactgtaaaatatggataagaaTAACATTTATCTCCTTGGattcttgtgagaatcaaatgaaataatatttgtaaagtgcttattgGTACAGTCTCTGGCACATagaagcatttaaaaatacttgtttccttctcttccctatgatttagaataattttgttatttagaaGAGTTATTACAATACTTTCAAGAGGCATATAGTGCTAATAACTGGGGAAATGATCTCATCTGGGCATTCTTATCTGAGCTGtgctttgaaagaagctaaggatTTCATGAGGTAGAAGTGAAGAGGGTTATTAAGATAGACGCATTGTGTAGGGAATCACCAGCAGGCCAGATTGTGGAATGTTTTAAATGCCCAGTTTAGTGTTTGCACTTTATTCTTGAAGACAACAGAAGAAATCCTGAGGTAGAGTCCTTGGGAGAATAACATTGAAGAGAAACTTCCTCCTGGTTGACATGGGATTCCCTTTAGCTAGAAGGGCACTTAAGAATTAACcagctcattttttcatttaatagctGGGCAAACCAAGGCCCAGAGAGGTCAGATGACTTACCCTTTCGCTACAGCTAGTGATAGCAGAGCCGATTTAATTTAATAGCCAGGCATTCTGGCTACAGCTTCAATCCTCCCTC
This sequence is a window from Sminthopsis crassicaudata isolate SCR6 chromosome 1, ASM4859323v1, whole genome shotgun sequence. Protein-coding genes within it:
- the FGD5 gene encoding LOW QUALITY PROTEIN: FYVE, RhoGEF and PH domain-containing protein 5 (The sequence of the model RefSeq protein was modified relative to this genomic sequence to represent the inferred CDS: inserted 1 base in 1 codon); translation: MNNADSPKPPLAPKPKTAGHFTPVTIPKFPPSPHSDILHSPNSMSRGPKPPIAPKPKLATTNRGKTRVYMNNTFNKCSNGKLICSDGELYEGNQSNPECSESEADDEYILLTETHLTKRDYKVSEQEQESYCAENEKLSSLPATREEETETEDPCSSNCSSSFETKAEEDSLNSTDQVDDSNELPQGGDSERTDQSLLGSPGTETQDPMNENPEEDTDCENDPGEKEKLFMSKEGDSLIENQSGYNLERKGICSSKEDCKDIILTDIASDEPEANGEQPGDPEESLDIGNANSEEFAEPALSDCCGGSDISPAEGEAEGEGDEAENGCSEGLQPCNDLSETGLAGEEPEITEWENEDTIDNGDQDAEAKDDQEEEEAAIQGVVEDPPDAEDMLKDEVADENCQIIPFESEGSDELLGSLAGSSFAFLPTESTSFCSDSYYPPSESVKDSESGLEVDLGLTSLGFLVTESRIEASHEMRGEADDVAGDGVTLPEQMQDDEQASVTGLVNNQNVSPEVPAVVVVPEETPDDETVDDSLIDPYVMGVSLIHRDENAFPGGRGYSETKGEEGIQGNCSTKEEINADPNADNGLITMDRKNIVTRARSHSGKVPGYVPETVPEETGPETDLLTKDNRQEGNKIRLPMEGKPLELNRALPAKPRSFILYPRSFSVEGRDLPVSLYRELEESMLDDGRIKRKEDNLSLPCVIGSSGSFSQRSHLSSSGMSTPSSVVDIPPPFDLACITKKPITKSSPSLLIDNDSPDKYTKKKKSSFKKFLALTFKKRTENKIHVDVNVSSSRSSSESSYHGPSRVLEIDRRSLSNSPQFKSRSGKLRASDSPSSIIFYRDMKRKGAQFSRSVSRVESFEDRSRPPFLPLPLTKPRSISFPNADTSDYENIPAMNSDYENIQIPPRRPARAGTFTKLFEDPSRALSTANENDGYVDMSSFNAFENKQQSTDQETESAYTEPYKVCPISVVPTEDVTSDEEQKSSEEEESSQREPGLTHKKEGQSRAYVIAQELLSSEKVYGQVLQHLMLDFHEAILKALNEETEDNEESLARSELRQGLSELPAIHELHQEILSELEERILNWEEQPKVADIFLTRAPKFDHHVAYIMKFDKNLGLLNGNCIKSSQLATTIREFGQNPQSGGQGVKHQLLKVVEHIFQYQVLLTDYLNNLCPDSAEYENTQDALALISKVTDRANDSMEQGENLQKLVHIEHSVRGQNNLLQPGREFLKEGTLMKVTGKSRHPRHLFLMNDVLLYTFPQKDGKYRLKNTLAVSSMRSFWFPVSRPVMEKXPYALKIESSESFLMLSASSCSERDEWYSCLSRALPEDYKIHTLAAFHNSVEIRERLGISLGERPPTLVPVSHVMMCMNCGCDFSLTLRRHHCHACGKIVCRNCSRNKYPLKYLKDRLAKVCDGCYAELKKRGGDIPVLLKERPVSMSFPMSSSRFSSGAFSSVFHSINPSAFKKQKKIPSALTEVAASGEGSAISGYLSRRKKGKRHWKTLWFVIKGKVLYTYMASEDKVATESIPLLGFTIAPEEGNRELSLIFHLYHKQTLFYSFKAEDINSAQRWVEAMKEATVL